The Candidatus Bathyarchaeota archaeon DNA window GACGACGAATTTGGAGTCTATGTGGCGTATGGCAAGGTTCATTTTGCAGAGGCGCCAAGTGGTCTGGTTGGATTCCTGCCCGTAGATGCTCAGGTCCTCCCGCCGCAGCCGCTCCCCATTGGTTGAGGGCGGTTTGGTGTCTCGGTGGGCTTCCACGAATTTTTCGCTCTGCACAAACATGCCGCCGCTACCACAGCAAGGGTCAAACACGCGGCCACGGAAAGGCTCAATCATAGCCACAAGCAAACGCACAATACTCTGAGGCGTGTAGAACTGCCCTCCCTTTTTGCCCTCAGCATCTGCAAACTGTCCGAGGAAATACTCGTAGACTCTGCCCAAGATGTCTTTGCTGCGGCTTTCTCGGTCGCCCAGCCCGATGGTGCCGATTAAGTCGATAAGTTCACCTAGCCGCTGCTTATCCAACCCCTCCCGCGCATAATTCTTCGGCAAAACCCCTTTCAGCTGGGGGTTGTCGCGTTCGATGGCGTCCATGGCTTCGTCAACAATTTTTCCGATGGTGGGTTGCTTGGCGTTTTTCTGCAGGTAGCTCCAGCGGCTGTTGGGTGGTACCCAAAACGCGTTGCGGGCTTTGTATTCATCGATGTCTTCTGCGTCGGCCAAGGGGTCCTTTTTTAGTTCAGTGTAGACTTCTGTGAAGGCGTCAGAGATGTATTTGAGGAATATTAGGCCGAGGACTACGTGTTTGTATTCGGCGGCGTCCATGTTGTTGCGGAGTTTGTCGGCTGCCATCCAGAGTTTCTGCTCAAAACCCAAATTAGCCCCATTACCGTTTGGTCTACCATTTGAAGTCTGTTGCTTAGCCAACCCCATCCTCTCACGTAAGTTTACGGTTATTTATGCGTACATAACAAATAAGACTTTACCGCTTACTTTTTTGGCTCTGAGCATTGAACACCTTTTTGACGATATAGACCTCACGAGTTTTAACTTCAAACCTATTCGGTTTTGTCTATGAAAAGTGTCGGTTCATAAATCCAATCGTTTAGCTGGCGACGATAAGTGTAGGATCCCTCTATCCTGTATGGGCTTCCATCAGGAACATCTCTATCAAATATAGTTACTAAAAATGAAAGCGACAGTTCTTCATTACTATCTACACATTCAGAAGGAACACTGAAACAGCCATTGCCAAATCCTCCCCCAGGTCTAGCAAGGATTAACCTTTTTCCGTTGTAATATCCCTTGAGATCGTTAATTAACCCCAGATTGCGTCCTCCTAAAACTACCCAAACCTTCAACCTAATGCCTAGTTGATAAGCGCTCAGATTAACTAAATTTGTGGTAACGGTGGGCAGAGTGACTTTTGAAGAGTGTCTTTGCTGAGTTATCTCAAACCTAACTTTCGGCGGAGGATTCCATCCTGTTGATCTAGACATTATATTCTGGGACCAACGCCAAATGCCATTTACCTGTTCCAGTTTCCCCGCTTTCTTCAACTTAGCGCCATATCTGTAAAATTGGCTTCTGGAAACCGAGTAACCCCTCTGCTCCAATTTAAGCCTCAAGTCCTTTGCTCTAATTGGGCTATACTGCATGAGACAAGTCTCAATCACAGTTTCAATATCCATGCTTTTTCCATGACCCAAGATGACACACAGTCGTGATTTAGGACAATGTCCTAATAATGATTATCCAAAAAAGAGGCACTGAAAATGAAAAAACAAAACCTGCGAATAACCATTCGCATCGAAAGAGGGCTGAGACAGCAAATCAATAAAGCTCTAAAAGAGGGCAGAGCTGGGAGCATCTCAGCGTTAGTCAGAAAATCGATAGCATTTTTCTTAAAGGAGGGC harbors:
- a CDS encoding type I restriction-modification system subunit M; the protein is MGLAKQQTSNGRPNGNGANLGFEQKLWMAADKLRNNMDAAEYKHVVLGLIFLKYISDAFTEVYTELKKDPLADAEDIDEYKARNAFWVPPNSRWSYLQKNAKQPTIGKIVDEAMDAIERDNPQLKGVLPKNYAREGLDKQRLGELIDLIGTIGLGDRESRSKDILGRVYEYFLGQFADAEGKKGGQFYTPQSIVRLLVAMIEPFRGRVFDPCCGSGGMFVQSEKFVEAHRDTKPPSTNGERLRREDLSIYGQESNQTTWRLCKMNLAIRHIDSKFVVWNNEGSFLHDAHPDLKADYLLANPPFNDSDWKGEMLREDARWQFGVPPVGNANFAWVQHFIHH